The DNA sequence TGGTAACGTTTAAGTACCCGCTCATAAACTTTTAGCAGCTTATAAAGGTCAAGCGTGCTTAATTCTTCGCCGGGAGCAGTTTGCTTGCCTATGACGGACAGCTCTTTTGCGATATTTCCCCTTCTTTCCTGCTGAAGCCGTTCCTCTTCCAGCTGCTGGAAATAAGGCAATACGGATTTATATTTTTTATATTCAAGCAGCATCTGGACCAGGTCTTGCCGGGGATCGATCTCGTTCCCTTCTTCGTCCAGTTCCGGCCTTGGCAGCAGCATTTTTGCCTTGATCCGCATGAGCGTGGCTGCCACCAGAATGAATTCGCTGGCCAGTTCAATATTAAGCGTCTGCATTCGGTGAATATAATCCAGGAAGTCCCGCGTGATCCCGGCAATAGGAATATCATGAATATCCAGCTCGTCCCGTTCAATAAAGAAAAGCAACAGGTCAAAGGGACCCTCAAACTGGGCAAGTTTTATTTCGAAGCTCAAATTTCCTATATTTAAAAAAGCATGCGCCAGGCAAATTTATGATTTATATCTTTGCAGGCGCTACAATGTTGTAAGATTAGCAGGATAGATTTTATGTCTTCTCAAAAAGTAGATGCCGGAAAATTACTTCAGCAAATAGATTCTCCGGAAGATCTGAAAAAATTAAATGAAACCGATCTTCCCGAACTATGCAAGGAACTCCGGCAGTTTATAATTGACATAGTCTCGGTGAACGGCGGGCATTTC is a window from the Anseongella ginsenosidimutans genome containing:
- a CDS encoding segregation and condensation protein A; the protein is MSFEIKLAQFEGPFDLLLFFIERDELDIHDIPIAGITRDFLDYIHRMQTLNIELASEFILVAATLMRIKAKMLLPRPELDEEGNEIDPRQDLVQMLLEYKKYKSVLPYFQQLEEERLQQERRGNIAKELSVIGKQTAPGEELSTLDLYKLLKVYERVLKRYQNESAEVVHTVTQYPYNIQDQKEIILNTLTAAGKMNFEDILLLSRDKVQLVYNFLALLEMIQQQLVLISLGLGYNNFRLSLNKNGPE